The DNA segment CTGGGACGGTTCATGGATCATACCTACGGATACTACTCCTTGGTGACTTTCACCCTTCCGAATCGTTTGCCCGATCCGGCCACGGTATCCTCGATGACGACCCGTTCCCAGGAAGCATCGATCGGCGTGACGGTCTGCGATCCGGTCGCGGCCTGCCATGATCCGGCACCCGCCTGGAGCAGGTTGTCCGAAAACTGCGGTTGATAGACGATGCCCGGCAGGGAAGAGGCCGTGCGCCGGATGTATTCGAGCCGGAGTTTTTCCGAACCCTTCGCCCCGGCCAGCGAGATATGGGGCAACCCGCGGTTCCCGCTGCCCGGTGTCATCACCGTCTGGGTGGCGTGCCAGGGATCGAGGCCCGAGGCGTATTCGATGAGATTGGGGATGCCATCGAAGTCGGCGTCATGGAGATCCGCCGCATCCGGGGCCGCCGGATCGCCGAAGTGCCGGCGCTTCCAGACGATCATCTCCGGCTCCGGGGTGATCGTGAAATTGTCCGCATACAGGGTGCCCGCCGTCACGACCTGGTTGTCGGCATTTCCGAAAACCGCGACCCGGAAGGACTCGGATCCGGTCATCCCCCACCCGGCCACGGACGATGTGGAGAACGGCTCCCAAAAGTAGCCTCCCGTGGGCCCGTTCCTGTCGATGAAGGAAACGATCTGCTTCGCCGCCGCCCGGTAGATCATGCGGATGGAAGCGGAATTTCCGGCCTCCGGGTACTCCATTCTCCCCAGGGTCCAGTTCGCGGCGATGGAGTATCCGGAATCGCCATCGTCCGTCCAGCGGGTCAGCTCCACCTGGTGGTGGTTCTCGATGGAATGCGGGGAAACGATGGCGATGCCCATGCCTGCGGTGGCGAATCCGGAGGAGGGCAGTGCGATGGTGTTGCTGATGTCCACGGACATCTCCCAGTCTTTGTCGTAGGTCGCGTTTCCGGTGCGGACCCACGGCCGGTACGCGTCATGGGAGCCCCTGACGCCGGTCACGAACTGCAGGCGTCCATTGCTTTCGGCCAGCGTGCCCGGAGTTTCCATGGTGCTGATGTCATCCCCCCATTTGGAGGGATCCTTGGCGTTGTCGTCGAAGTTGTCGCCGACAGGAGCGAGGGTCGCGGAGACCGGCAGGAGGTAGCCGAACGTGCCCGTTTCCGTGAACGGAAAGCTACCATAGCCCGGAATGGTGTAGTTTCCCGTGGAGGTGTAGGTGCCGCTGGTCGGGGAGGTGAAGGTCATCAGGTGGACGGCGTTCCAGGTCGCTCCTGCATCACTGATGTTGAAGGCCAGTGTCGCCGTGTCCGGCCCCGTCTTGGTGTAGGTGTAGGTTCCCGGCGCGGTGGAAAACTCCATGGTGCCCGGTCCCTTGACCGCGAAGATCATGTTGGATTCGTAGGAGTAGCCGCCGGTTTCCTCGAACCAAGAGCTCTGGGTGAGCAGCCGCCCCGCCGTCAGGGAGCTGGGTGCGTGCTGGGCGTGGGAGGCAGAGGCGGCGGAGAACCATGCGGCGAGGCAGGCGAAGGAGAAACGCAGGATCATGATGGACTTGGATGCGAAATTGGAAACCAAAGAGTTACCGGGTCATCACCTCGCCTGTCGAGAGAGGAAGATGACTACCTTCTACTGGAGTGGCGGCATGGCTGCGCCATGACGGGTGAGGAGATCCAACCACTCCTTGCAGCTTCGGATGGGAAGACAGCGATCCATTGCGGTTCGAAACGGAAAGATGGCCCCCGTTCGCCCATCCGTCATGGCGCAGCCATGACGCTACGGGAGCAAGTCACCTCTCCGCCAGCGTGCCCTCGGTCACGCCGAGTTTTTCGATGGCCTCCACGTCATCCAGCAGCTCGGTGGCGGTGGATTTCCCGTCGAGCAGGGCCTGGTAGGCGCGGATGGTGCGCCCGGCGGTGGCGCCGTCCTCGTCCAGCAGCTCGATGCGGAAATGCGAAAGCCCCGTCGCGCGGAGGTCGCGGTAGAACCTCGCGCCGGTCTGGGCGCGGCCGTTGAAGAGGGTGTTGCGGCAGCCGACGTCCGCCTGCAGGCGGTGGAGCTGGCCGACGCGGTCGCGCAGGTGGACCACATGGCTTTCGCACGGACGGCCGCAGTCCTTGTAGGTGGTGCCGGTGCTGAGGAAGGTGCAGAAAACGCAGTGCTCCATATGGAACATGGGCATGTGCTGGTGCAGGGTGACCTCGAACCACTCCGCGGGCGCGCCGTTGAGAAGGTCCAGCACCTGGCCGATGTTCAGGTCATAGGAAACGGTGAGCCGGTCGAGCTTGGCGCGTTCCTTCAGCAGCCGCGCGGTGATGGGGTTGGCGACGTTGAGCGAGAAGTCGCCCGTCTTCACCAGGTCACTACGGTCCTTGTAGTATTCCAGCGACGACAGGTTGCGCAGCAGCAGGCCGTCCGGCTCCGCCCGCTCGATGAGCTTGAGGTATCCGCCCTCGCCCGGCTTCAGGATGCGCGGGGTGGCGAGGTGGATGGTGGAGTCCGATCCGCGGACCAGCGCGACGGCGTCCTTGTAGCGGCGCGGATCCTCGAAGTCGCAGTAGATCTTCACCACCCCGGCGGCGATGGCGGATTCCACCTGGTCCTCGGTCCGGCAGAGGACGCTGAGGTCCGGGGCTGCGGAGGGTGTGGAGGTTTTGGCGGGGAGGAGATCGCGATGGGAAACGGGCGAAGAGGTGCGGACTGAAGTCCGCGCTCCATCCCCGGCGTCCAGTGCGGCGACCAGATCGCGGCGGAGCTGGTTGAGGGCGGAGAGCGGGAAATGGCAGTCGCCTTCCAGTTGGTTGTCGAGGGACGCCAGTTCGTACGACGTATCCCCGAGACGGCCGAACTGCGCGGCCAGCGTCTCCGTGGAGAGCGCGTGCTTCGCCGCAGGCTGGAGGCCAATGGCACTGGCCACGGTGACCGGGGACTGGCCGGATGTCCCAGCCACGGTGACCGGGGACTGGCCGGATGTCCCAGCCACGGTCATCGGTTCGCCGGGCTTTCCGGTCACGGTGAGGTGCAGCGGCGTCTTCTTCTCCGCCGGGCGGGCGTTCTGCCAGAACTTCCGGATGTCGGACTCCAGCTTCGGGTCGGAAGTTTTATAGACGGTGTCGCCGGGCTTGATCCGCTCGAAGTTGATGCCGCTGTAGGTGCGGTGGAAGACCAGCCGGTCGCCCTCCACCTTCCAGACGGACGCGCCCTGTTCCAGGTCGCGATTTTCCCCCGCGTCGAACACCACGCCGTCGCCCGGCTTCACCGGGATGCCGGACGTGTTGTGCAGGATGATCCAGCCGTAGCCGCAGTCCGTGATCTCCCCCAGCAGCGGGCCGCGCTTCTTCCCGAAGCGCCCATGCGTGAGATAGGGGTGGTTCGTCCCGCCCAACCAACCGCCGGTCAGGCCGCGGGAAAACGTCATCTCCAGCTCATAGCGGTCCTCCGGGGTGATGGGGGACGGGGCGGTGCCGCTGCCGTCGGAAAGCGCGGCGTCGATCGCCTTGCGGTAGACCCTCGTCACCGCGGCCACATACTCCGGAGACTTCAGGCGGCCCTCGATCTTGAACGACTTCACGCCCGCCTTGATCAGGCCCGGGATGAAATCCACCGCCGCCAGATCCTGCGGGCTCAGCAGGTAGCGCTTCTCGCCCATCTCCCGCTTCACGCCATCGACGATCAGCTCGTAGGGCATGCGGCAGGCCTGCGCGCACTCGCCGCGGTTGGCACTCCGCTGTCCCAGCGATTCGCTGGTCAGGCACTGGCCGGAATAGGCCACGCAGAGCGCACCGTGGACGAACACCTCCAGCGGCGTCTTGTGATCTTCGGCGTAAGCCTGGAAACGCTCGATCTCCTTCACGGACAGCTCCCGCGCCAGCACCGCTCGCTCCATGGGAAAGAGGGACTCGATGAAAGCCAGCCCCTCCGGAGAGGTGATGGTCATCTGGGTGGAGGCGTGCAGTTCCACCTTCGGCGCGATCTCCCGCGCCATCTTGGCCAGGCCCAGGTCCTGGATGATGAGGGCGTCCACCCCGGCCTCCGCGATCAGACGGAGCTGGCGTTCCGCCGCCTCCAGCTCGCGGGTAAAGACCAGCGTGTTCATCGTCACGAAGCCCTTCACCCCATGGCGGTGCAGGTAGTTCATGAGTTCCGGCAGATCCTCTTCGGTGAAATTGTCCGCCCGCAGCCGGGCGTTGAACTTCGGCATGCCGAAAAAGATGGCATCCGCCCCCGCCGCCACGGCGGCACGCGCACAGTCCCAGTTCCCCGCGGGGGAGAGCAGTTCGGGCATGGTATCGGCAGCGGGCATGCGGGGACTAAACCACGGCCCGCAGCGGAAAGACAGGCGGGATTCCAGCGAAATCCGCACCGCACCCGCGAAATTTTTCCGTACTTCGAGCAACTCCTCCGTCAAAGCGGGGTTATCTTCATCGACCCATCCCACTTTCCCATGCTCACACCAGCACCTGATTCCTGGACCGTTTTCGAGGCGGCGCACCTGCTGAACCGCGCGGGTTTCGGCGGCAGCCCCGCCGAGATCAAGACGTTCCACTCGCTCGGCCGGACCAAGGCCGTCGATTCCCTGCTCAACCCCGGCGAGCCGGTGGATGCCATCGCTCCGCCGGAGTGGTCCCAGCCCGCGAAGGCACTGGAAATCTTCCGCGACTACCGTGAAGCCGCGCGCGAAGCGGCGGAGAAGGCGAAATCGATGCCCGCCTTCGAAGGCTCCCAGGTGAAACGCGCGGTCCAGAAAAAGTACCAGCGCCTCCGCAACGACCTGGGACGGGAGGCGGAGGCATGGTGGCTGGGCAAGATCCTGGCGACCAAGGCCCCGCTGCGGGAAAAGATGACCCTTTTCTGGCACGACCATTTCGCCACCTCCTTCCAGAAGGTGAAGCAGCCGCCCATGCTGGTCCGCCAGAACGAACTGTTCCGCACGCATGCCTTCGGCGACTTCAGGGTCCTCACCCACGCCGTCGCGAAGGACCCGGCGATGATGTCCTATCTCGACTCCCAGAACTCGAAGAAAGGCTCGCCCAACGAGAACTTCGCCAGGGAGGTCATGGAACTCTTCACCCTCGGCGAGGGCAACTACACCGAAGATGACATCCGGGAAGCGGCGAAGGCCTTCACCGGCTACCGCATCGACCGCACCACCGGCACCATGGTATTCCAGAAACGGCAGTGGGATGAATCCGAGAAATCGGTCTTCGGGAAGAAAGGCGCATTCACCGGAGAGGATGTCATCGACCTGATTTTCGAGCAGAAATCCGCAGCCACCTACGTGCCGTCGAAGCTCTGGGCCTACTTCGTCGCGGATGAAGCACCCGCGCCCGTTGTGGAGGCGCTCGGCAAGAGCTTCCGTGCCGGGAACTTCAATACCGGCACCCTCCTGCGGGAGATCTTCCTTTCACAGGACTTCTATGCGGAAGGCATCATGCGGACGCAGATCAAGCCGCCCGTGCAGTTCATCACCCAGATGCTCAAGCAACTGGAGGTCGCCACGCCCCCGGCAGGCTTCGAGCTCCGTGCCGGGCGCGAACTCGGCCAGCAACTGTTCTCCCCGCCGAATGTCGCGGGCTGGGACTGGGGGAAGGCATGGATCAACACCAACACCCTCCTCACCCGCTACAACCTCGCCGGATACATCACGAAGGGCGCGGATGACCGCCCCATCGCGGACAATGCCGGCGGCGGGAACATGATGGAGATGATGGATGAGGGAGCGCCGAGGAAGGTCGCCATGCGGAAGTCCGACCGCGCCGGGAGCCGCGCGTGGAGCGGCCCGGACTACGAAAAGATCGCCCCCCGCCAGCTCCGGGAAAACCCGGCGGACCTGGTGGACGCCCTCATCTTCCGCTTCTTCCAGGGCACCGTGCCGGACAAGGCCCGCGGCTCCTTCATCGAGTACGCCACCGCCAAGCAGGGCGTCGTCTTCACCAACAAGGAGGTCGCGGAACTCGTGCACCTCATGCTCAGCACCCCTTACTACCAACTCTCCTGAAACCATGAGCTTCCCGGACTTCATGAAAACCCGCCGCGATTTCCTCCGCTCCACCGTCCTCGGCGCTTCCGCCGCCTGGACCGTGCCGATGTTCGTCGACAGGACCTTCGCCCAGCTCAACGAGAGCACCCGCGACAAGGCCACCCAGTTCGCCACCGGAAAGGATGACACCATCCTCGTCGTGCTCCAGCTCGCGGGCGGCAACGACGGCCTCAACACCGTCGTCCCCTTCGCGGATGACGCCTACCACAAGGCCCGCCCCATCATCGGCAAAAAGGAAAAG comes from the Luteolibacter sp. SL250 genome and includes:
- a CDS encoding U32 family peptidase translates to MPELLSPAGNWDCARAAVAAGADAIFFGMPKFNARLRADNFTEEDLPELMNYLHRHGVKGFVTMNTLVFTRELEAAERQLRLIAEAGVDALIIQDLGLAKMAREIAPKVELHASTQMTITSPEGLAFIESLFPMERAVLARELSVKEIERFQAYAEDHKTPLEVFVHGALCVAYSGQCLTSESLGQRSANRGECAQACRMPYELIVDGVKREMGEKRYLLSPQDLAAVDFIPGLIKAGVKSFKIEGRLKSPEYVAAVTRVYRKAIDAALSDGSGTAPSPITPEDRYELEMTFSRGLTGGWLGGTNHPYLTHGRFGKKRGPLLGEITDCGYGWIILHNTSGIPVKPGDGVVFDAGENRDLEQGASVWKVEGDRLVFHRTYSGINFERIKPGDTVYKTSDPKLESDIRKFWQNARPAEKKTPLHLTVTGKPGEPMTVAGTSGQSPVTVAGTSGQSPVTVASAIGLQPAAKHALSTETLAAQFGRLGDTSYELASLDNQLEGDCHFPLSALNQLRRDLVAALDAGDGARTSVRTSSPVSHRDLLPAKTSTPSAAPDLSVLCRTEDQVESAIAAGVVKIYCDFEDPRRYKDAVALVRGSDSTIHLATPRILKPGEGGYLKLIERAEPDGLLLRNLSSLEYYKDRSDLVKTGDFSLNVANPITARLLKERAKLDRLTVSYDLNIGQVLDLLNGAPAEWFEVTLHQHMPMFHMEHCVFCTFLSTGTTYKDCGRPCESHVVHLRDRVGQLHRLQADVGCRNTLFNGRAQTGARFYRDLRATGLSHFRIELLDEDGATAGRTIRAYQALLDGKSTATELLDDVEAIEKLGVTEGTLAER
- a CDS encoding DUF1800 domain-containing protein: MLTPAPDSWTVFEAAHLLNRAGFGGSPAEIKTFHSLGRTKAVDSLLNPGEPVDAIAPPEWSQPAKALEIFRDYREAAREAAEKAKSMPAFEGSQVKRAVQKKYQRLRNDLGREAEAWWLGKILATKAPLREKMTLFWHDHFATSFQKVKQPPMLVRQNELFRTHAFGDFRVLTHAVAKDPAMMSYLDSQNSKKGSPNENFAREVMELFTLGEGNYTEDDIREAAKAFTGYRIDRTTGTMVFQKRQWDESEKSVFGKKGAFTGEDVIDLIFEQKSAATYVPSKLWAYFVADEAPAPVVEALGKSFRAGNFNTGTLLREIFLSQDFYAEGIMRTQIKPPVQFITQMLKQLEVATPPAGFELRAGRELGQQLFSPPNVAGWDWGKAWINTNTLLTRYNLAGYITKGADDRPIADNAGGGNMMEMMDEGAPRKVAMRKSDRAGSRAWSGPDYEKIAPRQLRENPADLVDALIFRFFQGTVPDKARGSFIEYATAKQGVVFTNKEVAELVHLMLSTPYYQLS